Within Deferribacterota bacterium, the genomic segment TCGCCCTTTTTAAGCCCCATATTGATAAAAGCTGTTGCTAATCTATCAACATGGGGCTTAAAAAGGGCGATAGAGTTGCAACAATATTGCCAACAAGTATTCAATTTATTATATCAGACTATGCTATCTCTCGTGCTGGATTAATACATGTTCCCTGTAGCCAACTTGAACCTGTTATTGAAATAAAGGATAAATTAAATAGATGTTCTGCAAGTGCAGTCATATGCCTAGATCATTATCTTGATAGTGTGAAGAAGCTTAATGATGAATGTAACCTAAAGTTTATTATTGTTAGTAATTATAATGATTACACCCCTAATCCTCCTCAAGATTATGGCAAGCTTCCTATAGAAAATGCCTATTGGTTATTAAAACTTATTTCTAATAATGAACCTAAGCCCCCCAATATCACCTTTAATGTTAAAAAAGATATTGAAACGCTACTGTTTACTGGTGGCACCACAGGTGTTCCAAAGGGTTGTATGTTAACCCACAGAAATATTTATGCTAATGCAATTCAAAATAGTTGGGGTTTAGGGAAAGCATCAACTATATTGAGTGAGGGAGCTGTAGCTGCTATAATGGCTCTTCCAGCTTTTCATTCTTATGGGCATAGTTTAATACATTCTCTGCATTTAATTGGTTTAGATATGATACTAATTAGTGATCCTAGAGATACAAAAACAATGGCTAGCATGATTAAAAAATATCACCCTGTGCTACAGATTGGAGTTCCTACACAGTTTATGAAATTGGCTACGGAAGAGTTGAAGGGTGTTTCTATTATTGGTATATCAGGCTCGGCACCACTGCCATCTTCTGCTCAGAGTGAATTGGATAAAAAAGGCAGTGGTGTTATGGAGGGATATGGTCTATCAGAGATGTCCCCTGTG encodes:
- a CDS encoding AMP-binding protein, with translation MGLKKGDRVATILPTSIQFIISDYAISRAGLIHVPCSQLEPVIEIKDKLNRCSASAVICLDHYLDSVKKLNDECNLKFIIVSNYNDYTPNPPQDYGKLPIENAYWLLKLISNNEPKPPNITFNVKKDIETLLFTGGTTGVPKGCMLTHRNIYANAIQNSWGLGKASTILSEGAVAAIMALPAFHSYGHSLIHSLHLIGLDMILISDPRDTKTMASMIKKYHPVLQIGVPTQFMKLATEELKGVSIIGISGSAPLPSSAQSELDKKGSGVMEGYGLSEMSPVTHFNPSLLYRLLGGKTTVRFNTILFSIPGVGFTLNRLVRLLGTKNFGYIFTKTLYILFKLTRRVKALSKKEKRRCIGFPMPDTIVKFLDVATEEELTIEEVVKGKRAEMCLDGPQRMLGYWPEEGSGIDEDGFIRTGDVVNVDKDGYFYVVDRTKDMIVVSGYKVYSREMDDILYEHPAVNMAATVGVPDPEREGSERVVVYIQPKEEFKESLTEEEILNFLRERVAKYAVPKKVYIVDKIPLTNVQKVDKKKLRQMNVT